One part of the Solanum dulcamara chromosome 8, daSolDulc1.2, whole genome shotgun sequence genome encodes these proteins:
- the LOC129901003 gene encoding exocyst complex component EXO70A1-like, whose amino-acid sequence MEPPGNDVVAFESAQKIILRWDSTASEDAREKMIFAGDRHEIDRYLQAVDEIQRSMESATLSDEQNKVSSAIQIAMARLEDEFRNILIAHTTPMEAESLTDSSPVPEEDYEDDSLLTKDLEHQESNSSCSYRSTNSIREIDLMPSDAIYDLRCIAERMILAGYLRECIQVYGSVRKSAVDSSFRKLGIEKLSIGDIQRLEWETLETKIRRWIRAAKVCVRILFASEKKLCEQIFEGLGTATDDACFMETIKGPAIQLFNFAEAISISRRSPEKLFKILDLHDALSDLLVDIEIVFDSKSSESIRVQTVEILSRLAEAARGILSEFENAVLREPSKVPVPGGTIHPLTRYVMNYISLISDYKQTMSELIVSKPSTGSRYSSDPNTPDMDFAELESQTPLALHLIWIAVILQFNLEGKSKCYRDTSLAHIFMMNNVHYIVQKIKGSPELREMVGDDCLRKLTGKFRQAATNYQRSTWVNVLHCLRDEGLHVKGSFSSGVSKSALRERFKTFNAMFEEVHRTQSTWLIPDTQLREELRISVSEKLIPAYRSFLGRFRSHIESGRHRENYIKYSGEDIETAVLDFFEGYQVSQHIRRRSQ is encoded by the coding sequence atggAGCCACCgggaaacgacgtcgttgcgtTTGAGTCAGCTCAGAAGATAATCCTCCGGTGGGATTCCACGGCGTCGGAAGACGCTCGAGAGAAGATGATCTTCGCCGGCGATCGACATGAGATCGATCGGTATTTGCAAGCTGTTGATGAAATCCAACGGTCGATGGAGTCCGCTACACTTTCCGATGAACAGAACAAAGTTAGTAGTGCGATCCAGATCGCCATGGCTCGGCTTGAAGATGAGTTTCGTAATATACTCATAGCTCACACGACTCCTATGGAAGCTGAATCTCTTACTGACAGTAGTCCTGTGCCTGAAGAAGACTACGAGGATGACTCGCTGTTGACCAAGGACTTGGAGCATCAAGAGAGTAACAGCAGCTGTAGTTATCGATCTACAAATAGCATTCGTGAAATCGATCTAATGCCTTCGGATGCAATTTACGATCTCCGATGCATCGCCGAGAGAATGATCCTCGCCGGATATCTCCGGGAGTGTATTCAGGTGTATGGCAGTGTACGCAAGTCTGCAGTGGACTCGAGTTTCCGCAAACTTGGAATAGAGAAGCTGAGCATCGGAGATATCCAGAGATTAGAATGGGAAACTCTAGAAACGAAGATCCGGCGGTGGATACGAGCTGCAAAAGTATGCGTTCGGATACTTTTCGCTAGTGAGAAGAAACTCTGTGAGCAAATCTTCGAAGGTTTAGGCACTGCAACGGACGATGCTTGTTTCATGGAAACAATCAAAGGTCCAGCTATTCAGCTATTCAATTTTGCTGAAGCCATTAGCATTAGTCGGCGATCACCGGAGAAGTTGTTTAAGATATTGGATCTTCATGATGCTTTATCGGATTTACTGGTGGACATTGAGATTGTTTTCGATTCAAAATCTTCGGAGTCAATTAGGGTTCAAACTGTAGAGATACTATCTAGGTTAGCTGAGGCTGCAAGAGGGATATTATCTGAATTTGAAAATGCAGTGCTtcgagaaccttccaaggttcCTGTACCTGGAGGGACAATTCATCCCTTGACTAGGTATGTTATGAACTACATAAGTTTAATCTCAGACTACAAACAGACCATGTCTGAATTAATTGTCTCAAAGCCATCAACAGGGTCAAGGTATTCGAGTGATCCTAACACTCCTGATATGGATTTTGCGGAGCTAGAATCACAGACCCCGTTGGCGCTTCATTTGATCTGGATTGCTGTGATTTTGCAGTTCAATTTGGAAGGTAAGTCTAAGTGCTATAGAGATACTTCATTGGCACATATATTTATGATGAACAATGTACATTATATTGTTCAGAAGATTAAAGGGTCACCTGAGCTGAGGGAGATGGTAGGGGATGATTGTTTAAGGAAATTAACAGGGAAATTCAGGCAAGCAGCTACAAACTACCAGAGATCAACCTGGGTGAATGTTTTACATTGTTTGCGAGATGAGGGTTTACATGTCAAAGGCAGTTTTTCATCCGGGGTGTCTAAGAGCGCATTGAGAGAGCGGTTTAAAACCTTCAATGCTATGTTTGAAGAGGTACATAGGACTCAGTCCACCTGGTTGATACCGGATACCCAGCTCCGAGAGGAGCTGCGTATTTCTGTATCTGAGAAGTTGATCCCAGCTTATAGATCATTTCTCGGAAGGTTCAGGAGTCATATTGAAAGTGGGAGGCATCGGGAAAACTATATCAAGTATTCTGGTGAGGACATTGAGACTGCTGTCTTGGATTTCTTCGAGGGGTACCAAGTTTCACAACACATAAGAAGAAGATCTCAGTGA